From the genome of Medicago truncatula cultivar Jemalong A17 chromosome 2, MtrunA17r5.0-ANR, whole genome shotgun sequence:
tgttttccttaaaaaaaaaatgtatctaatttctcttttatatttttatttgttcataaaaatataatttaatctaTCCCACCGAcatacatataataaatattattattattattttaaccaatttttttttggtttggtcaaattaaaaccaacaagtttttgttttggtcaATTTTACCAAAAAGGTTTTTGGTTTGgtcaaattaaaacaaataaattttttgttttggtcaaaaaaCCCTAATctcaattaattataaatacACAGATTTAACATTGGAGTAATAAACCAAACTAAACTTGCAAAGAATCATTGCTTAAGGGCAAACCAAATGTCAAAATCTTTCAGTTTCTTTGCCATATTGACTTTAGTTGTTGCAGGTAATAAGTCTATCCACCATTTTCATCAAGTTGTTTAAATGATAAATCTCTCACTAATTTatgcttatttttttctttactttgtctGAGAACAGTGCAATTAATACAAGTTGAAGGTGTTTGCACAAACGTTGTGGCTAATTGTGTTGATAAAGAGGTACATTGTCCACAGGTGTGTCAAGACTTTGGAAAAGGTGCTAAACCTATAAGCACGAATTGTGACTTCTACAACTTATGCACATGTTCTTATGAACATCCAGTAACAGGACAATTTGGAGTTAATCAATGCAGTATTGGGATGGGACTATGCACTAGTGATTGTAGGAATGATTGTTGTGATAAAAGGTGTACTAGCAAATATCCTAAGTCAGGTGTTGGGTTTTGTGTGCAAGACTATGGTCTCGACTATTGCTCTTGTACCTATAGACGACCTTGAGTTTGTTcttaattgaaacaaaatacaATAAACAATATGCATGTCTATGTCAAATGTATTCTTATGATTTTATTCACCTTTCAACATCATTTTATTGCAAATGAAATTCTGCAATGAATAATAAACGATAAGAATGAAATATGGTTACCGGATTATCCTTTGTTGTAATTCGATTCCTGAAAAGtctccaaacaaaaatataaactttCAAGAGAACTGTTTTATTCTAAATGATGTCTTGATAGTCGTTACAATGATTATGGTGGGTCGCCGTCAAGAACTGGTAGATGTCTCGAACAATATAGTCTTTGTCAACTGATAACTGCCACTTCCAATAATAATCTACCACGCCATCCTGCAAAATGATGTTAGATAAAAGAGCGGCACATTCCCCTTCCATTTCCTACTCCCATAATTTTAAAGACCGGACCGGTTGGTCCGGTCCACGAGGATTCGTTTCGAGAATCGGTTCAAACAACGACCCAGTGACCTGACCTGGTCGACAACCGATCAggtttttaaaactatataataaataatagaaaaataattagatGATACAATATTACATTAAATAAttgtgacattcattttgagataattttttatttgcaaatgTCACAATTAGTGTTAAGTACATTATATTTTAATGTAGATAAAATCAATAttacaaattttcatttttgacttctattttttattgtataagctgtcattaaattttattaaatgtatTAAAAGCTCCTATGttgaatgatataaattttcattaaatGTATTGACttgtatttaataatttaaatgcaatgtttatatttaaagaATGAGATgtaaaattcaatatttatatttaaagaataaaatgtAGAGATGCAGTAAATATTGGTTTTGTTTGTAAGGTGTTACTCATACCCTGCCGAGACGTGAGTTTAACTTTAGTTTTCAATTTAAGTAAGCTCTCTTATTTAGAGAGATAAGAATGCTATCTTATTTAGAGAGATAAGAATATCGAAATAAATTAATACCCAAAGGAAttgtataatttaaaaaaaaaaactcaaacatataaattacttgtcaaaaaaatcaaagatataATTTATATACACTTTTAATGTAATAAAATTACAACATCGACAAATCACAATTATTCATACATACAATTTTAAAAGTAGTTATGGTTAATGTCAATATTGTTCTTAGAACAATGTTTCATGACACTCTTTTCCCTCAACTCCATTATACACCCCTATAAGGCACATACCAGGGACGAATGTACATAGAGTAAATTGGGGGCAATTGCTCCCACTACTTTTTCTATAttattggttaattttttttgatattttagttaTTGCCTCCTCTTGTGGTGGATGATCCAATGACCTAATTTGATAGTTGGCAAGATTGGGATAAAGAGGCTTCTTGATGAACTATGGACGTATTTCACCAGCTTCTCATATTCATTCTTGTTGAGCTGGAATCCCTCCCTTTTGTGCTACGAAGGATCAATTGGTTTATAAGTTACTGATTGGACTCGAGTGTGATGAATTTTCAACACATTTCTTCTAGAGTTTCTGTCGGATCGTTGTGTTTTCTTAATTTCGGTATTGCatgatcaaaattaggctttgcaTATCCTCAAAAATGGCTTGAACAACCTACCTTCCCTAAATAAGGAAATGAGTTGCTTTAAAGAAAACACTACTCCTTCTATCCTTaattataaaactattttaataaaatggtTGTCGTTAAATATAAGActcaatataaattattatatgcATTTATTATTCCTTTACCAAATATATTGCTTATCAACATTATCAATTTATCTTGGAATATAaaaagaggaatgctagcaacacacactttccaacacactctctttaattggttaaaattcacatgagtTCCACCAAATTTTGTCGGtcccatataaatttggtgggtttcatttgaattttaacTGATCAAAGAGAATGCGTTGAAAAGTGTATGTTAGAAtatgtgttgctagcatttctcataTAAAAAGTAACATTGATTGCATTTATATACAAAGGGtaatttattattcaatgtttgaaaaaaattgttgaagtaATAAATTTTCTGAAATGTGCGTGACACTGTAAATTTATTActtcaacaatttttctttatattcacattttttttaagtgatattataaaaagggacaGAGGATGTAACACGATCCTATAAATAATGCTACACTAATAATGGTGAATATGTGAGACtataaaaattagggttttgctAATCAGTGTCttaagggcaatggttaagaaaTCCAATAGTAGAAACTTTGTTTTGGAAATACAAGTGTTTACTTTTGTCTTAGCAATAGttacacaactttttgttttaaagttaCTTATTTTAGTACTTTAACCAATGCTACAAGGACACTCATTAGCATTCTTCTAAAATTTAATCGTGTTGACTCCACTTGCTTGGGTTACTATGAGGGTGCTGGGTTGTTTTGACTGTTGAACAAATTGTAGAATGTTCTGGATTTTTGTCTTGATTTTGTTATTAAACAAGCTGCAAgatttttgtctttattttgttgacTCCACGTgcaagttttttcttcttcaggtGTAGATTTGATTGTGTTGACTTGTCTTGACCAAAAATGTGTAGATTTGATTGTGTTGACTTgtcttgaccaaaaataaatgatttgattgtgtttttgttttttgaatttatCCTTCggattttaaggaaaatgtaaTGGTGAAGATCATTAATCActtggaatttaaaaaaaataaaataaaatgcttgCTTGAGTGTGTTGGTTCTAATAAGCCTAAGATTTggaatgattttatttttttatgaagtttttgATATTCTATATTTGTgaatttttattgtgtttttgctggtttttatttttatttttttcctttcgttttggatgttttttttagataaaatttgtTATCATGCTTGTTACTTTTTAAGGGGTTTAGATGAATATCTAGGTATGTATTGAAAGaagatggaagaagaagagaaagagagaagttgATGactgatttagtttttttaattttttaaataaattttaatcataaaaCAATTGAATGGAATTAACTAATTGAATATGCACTAGTTAGTATGAGGTGTAAACATATTTTGATAATCTAAGTTAGAATTCGAAAAACAAATCCACCCTTATAGAAAGATATAGTATCTTTCACGCATGCCTATATAACACGTACTGAATACCGATACTTCATCAAATTTGAAGTCTCCGGGCTAGGCTACAGATCTAGTAGTTGTCTTTTTTATTGCATAGTATGTAGGATGGACTTTTTTCTAACGCATATGAGTATGGATTTAACCGTCGATAACTTCTCTTGTTATGTAAGACTTGTTTGTATTTATGCTTTTTGtccacaagttttttttttaatgaattatgTCCACAAGTCTATTCTTGCACCTTATATGTATctaatttctcttttatatttatCCCACCCACATACAAATAATACCAAAAAAGTTTTATGTTTGGTCAAAACAAAAAggtttttgatttgttcaaaaagcAAATAAACCTAAAATTTCAATGACTTATAAATACACATATTAACATTGGAgtaacaaaccaaaataaacTTGCAAAAATCATTTCTTAAAGGCGAACCAAATGTCAAAATCTTTCGGTTTCTTTGCCATATTGGCTTTAGTTGTTGCAGGTAATAAGTCTATCCACCAATTTCATCATGGTTGTTTAAATGATAAATCTCTCACTAATTtatgcttcattttttttctttaatttgtcCAAGCACAGTCCAATTAATACAAGTTGAAGGTGTTTGCACACGCATTGTGGCTGATTGTACTGCTAAAAATCTTAGTTGTCCAGCAGTGTGTAAAGCCGTTGGAAGTGGTGCTAAACTTATAGGCACGAATTGTGACTTCTACAACTTATGCACATGTACTTACGATCATGAACCATATGATATTGCTCTATGCGATATTGGGATGGGACTCTGCACTAAGGATTGTAGGAGTGATTGTTGTGATGCAAAGTGTACCGGCCAATATCCAAAGTCGGGTGTTGGGTTATGTATCCATCACTTTGGTCTCGACTATTGCAGATGTACCTATAGACGGCCTTGAGTTTGTtcttaattgaaagaaaatacaataaataatatgtatGCCCATGTCAAATGAAATTCTGCAATGAATAATAACATATCATCGATGGTTAACTACCAATGGAACATCGACAGCTAACTACCATCGATTTATTgcatcggtagttaactgccgctggagcATTTACGTCTTTTACTGGTATTTTTCAGCCGTTAagaagtgtgaacaacaattttcgCAACTTGGGAAAAGAGGATGAACTATGGACGTGTTTCACCTGCTTCTCATATTCATTCTTGTTGATCTGGACTCCCCACCTCATGAGTAACTGCCATCAATTGTATTAAGTGTAGGCTATTACTTTTCCCAATCTCCCGTGTTCTCCTGCGCCCTGGTTACAGAATTCATTAGTAAAAACtttatcttgaaaatacaagtttttacacaagatttttatttcaaagttacttattttaatattgtAATCAATGCCCCAAGGGCACTCGTTAGCATTCTCCTAAAAATTAACGGTGTTGACTCCAATTGCTTGGGTTACTATGAGGGGGTTGTGTTGTTTTGATTGTTGAACAAATTGTAGAATTTTTGTCTTGATTTTGTTATTAAACAAGCTGCAAgatttttgtctttattttgttgacTAAACTTGCAAGTTTTTTTTGCTCGGGTGTAGAATTGATTGTGTTGACTTgtcttgaccaaaaataaatgatttgattgtgtttttgtttttttgaattaatCGTTTGGATTTTAAGGAAAATGCGACTTGATAAAGATCATTAATCACTTGATTTCAAGTGCTTGGTTGAGTGTGTTGGTTCAAATAAGCCTAAGATTTggaatgattttatttttttatgaattttttttattctatatttgtgaatttttattttctgtgtTTTcgggttttatttttaatattttttcctttctttttggatgttttttctttttttgaagaaatcaaaatgaaattatataacacACCAAGCAGCAGTTTCCAAGCACAAGGTCTGCCTAGGATACCACTAAAAGTTACAAGAGTTTAAGTATACAACAAACAGAGGTTACACTAGTTAGCCAAAGCTCAAACAAGCAAAATGGTCTGACCATCAACTCTGCGTaccataaacaaacacaacctTTTTAACTTTCAGCCACCCCAAAGATAACAATTTAACATTATCTAACAATTGAGGGACTAGATTAACAGAATTATTGAATAGATGGTTGTTACGTTCACTCCACAATACCCAAGAACACAAAAGCCAAATAAGCTGCAAGAACGATCTTTTTGCTTTACCAACACCTGCCAAATAAGTAAAATGCACCACATGATCTGTAATGATATTAGGGTCCACTCCTAAAATACCAATTT
Proteins encoded in this window:
- the LOC120578024 gene encoding defensin-like protein 183, which produces MSKSFSFFAILTLVVAVQLIQVEGVCTNVVANCVDKEVHCPQVCQDFGKGAKPISTNCDFYNLCTCSYEHPVTGQFGVNQCSIGMGLCTSDCRNDCCDKRCTSKYPKSGVGFCVQDYGLDYCSCTYRRP